The following proteins come from a genomic window of Actinomarinicola tropica:
- a CDS encoding ParA family protein produces the protein MFALAVVNQKGGVGKTTVALGLAAAASLTGRRVLVVDLDPQANATTGLGVFDPAHTVDHVLADERPGSIADIVVPSGWPAPVGTAPDVAPSSPSLANREPQLATDPVGAQDRLHVALSGSDHDLVLIDCPPSLGLLTVNGLFAADRALVVTAPSAWASDGVAQVLTTIDRVGRRRPGGLPVAGIVVNNVGRTRDAAYWHEQLRSDHADLILPSVRQRAAIAEAGAQSLPVHALGGRAGAGEAADEFAALLRAVLAGAAEPQMAATPE, from the coding sequence ATGTTCGCGCTCGCGGTGGTCAACCAGAAGGGCGGGGTCGGCAAGACCACCGTCGCGCTCGGCCTGGCGGCCGCGGCGTCGCTGACCGGTCGCCGTGTGCTCGTCGTCGACCTCGACCCCCAGGCCAACGCCACCACCGGCCTCGGCGTCTTCGACCCGGCGCACACGGTCGACCACGTCCTCGCCGACGAGCGCCCGGGCAGCATCGCCGACATCGTCGTGCCCTCGGGCTGGCCGGCGCCGGTGGGCACCGCGCCCGACGTGGCCCCGAGCTCACCGTCGCTCGCCAACCGCGAACCCCAGCTCGCCACCGACCCGGTCGGCGCCCAGGACCGCCTCCACGTGGCGCTGAGCGGCTCCGATCACGACCTGGTCCTCATCGACTGCCCGCCGTCGCTCGGCCTCCTGACCGTCAACGGCCTCTTCGCCGCCGATCGGGCGCTGGTCGTCACCGCGCCGTCGGCGTGGGCGTCCGACGGCGTGGCCCAGGTGCTCACCACCATCGACCGGGTCGGTCGCCGCCGTCCGGGCGGCCTGCCCGTGGCCGGCATCGTGGTGAACAACGTGGGACGGACCCGCGACGCCGCCTACTGGCACGAGCAGCTGCGGTCCGACCACGCCGACCTGATCCTGCCGTCGGTGCGGCAGCGGGCCGCCATCGCCGAGGCGGGGGCGCAGTCCCTGCCGGTCCACGCGCTGGGTGGTCGCGCCGGGGCGGGCGAGGCAGCCGACGAGTTCGCGGCGCTGCTCCGTGCCGTCCTCGCCGGGGCCGCAGAACCGCAGATGGCCGCCACGCCGGAGTGA
- a CDS encoding putative bifunctional diguanylate cyclase/phosphodiesterase: MDRWERRLQLAARVGAADDAVAQGVARPGQVDAAHGRDPMAGLDRDVAGSIHPDEVATIRSLLDIAARRPSMRVQLPLLVREGADWVQREFEIVAELMGPVLRPAGAQPHRRRRTDADGASPLDRGRVLAELREAIERNAATGVAVLLVDLDRFKRHNDALGEEAGDEILRAVGGRIAETVGRAFSSSIGSDEYLVVLDGVADLARAREVAEKLRLAISRPLAVHGAELVLTATIGVAIGGPGTPPERLLRDADTAVFEGKDHGRDRTEVFDDEMSQRTDRRIESTQTLRRALDDDALELHYQPIVSLDTGVIVGAEALLRIHGQGEGHQLVRPARLIDAAEDLGIVDRLGRFVLERTAAQIATWEPLLAPNRRFRVSVNVSPVQIATPAFTTWVAEALRSADLDPGRLSLELTESIFLDPDPDVDAAVSRLVELGVSFGLDDFGADRSSFGGLRRFPIDFVKLDRAIVADIDSDGTDEVIGESAIGLARQLGFTTVAVGVERESQRDVLRRIGCDAAQGFLFAPPLPPEELAERL; the protein is encoded by the coding sequence ATGGATCGGTGGGAGCGCCGGCTGCAGCTCGCAGCCCGTGTCGGCGCCGCGGACGACGCGGTCGCCCAGGGCGTCGCGCGCCCCGGTCAGGTCGACGCGGCGCACGGCCGCGACCCGATGGCCGGCCTCGATCGGGACGTCGCCGGTTCGATCCACCCCGACGAGGTGGCGACGATCAGGAGCCTCCTCGACATCGCCGCCCGCCGCCCGTCGATGCGCGTCCAGCTGCCGCTGCTCGTGCGGGAGGGCGCGGACTGGGTCCAGCGCGAGTTCGAGATCGTGGCGGAGCTGATGGGCCCGGTGCTGCGCCCGGCCGGCGCGCAGCCCCACCGCCGCCGTCGCACCGACGCCGACGGGGCGTCGCCCCTCGACCGCGGCAGGGTCCTCGCCGAGCTCCGGGAGGCGATCGAGCGCAACGCCGCCACCGGCGTCGCCGTCCTGCTCGTCGACCTCGACCGCTTCAAGCGCCACAACGACGCCCTCGGGGAGGAGGCGGGCGACGAGATCCTGCGGGCGGTGGGCGGTCGCATCGCCGAGACCGTCGGCCGTGCGTTCTCGTCGTCGATCGGCAGCGACGAGTACCTGGTCGTCCTCGACGGCGTGGCCGACCTCGCCCGGGCGCGCGAGGTGGCCGAGAAGCTCCGCCTCGCGATCTCCCGACCGCTCGCGGTGCACGGGGCCGAGCTGGTGCTCACCGCCACCATCGGCGTGGCGATCGGCGGACCCGGCACGCCGCCGGAACGCCTCTTGCGCGACGCCGACACCGCGGTGTTCGAGGGCAAGGACCACGGCCGCGACCGGACGGAGGTCTTCGACGACGAGATGTCGCAGCGCACCGACCGGAGGATCGAGAGCACCCAGACCCTCCGCCGGGCCCTCGACGACGACGCGCTGGAGCTGCACTACCAGCCGATCGTGTCGCTCGACACCGGGGTCATCGTCGGGGCGGAGGCCCTTCTCCGCATCCACGGCCAGGGCGAGGGCCACCAGCTCGTGCGCCCGGCGCGGCTGATCGACGCCGCGGAGGACCTCGGCATCGTCGATCGGCTCGGACGCTTCGTGCTCGAGCGGACCGCCGCGCAGATCGCGACGTGGGAGCCGCTCCTGGCACCCAACCGGCGCTTCCGGGTGTCGGTGAACGTCAGCCCGGTCCAGATCGCCACGCCGGCGTTCACCACCTGGGTGGCCGAGGCCCTGCGGTCCGCCGACCTCGACCCGGGCCGGCTCTCGCTGGAGCTGACCGAGAGCATCTTCCTCGACCCGGATCCCGACGTCGACGCCGCGGTGTCCCGGCTCGTCGAGCTCGGCGTCAGCTTCGGCCTCGACGACTTCGGTGCCGACCGATCGTCGTTCGGCGGCCTCCGTCGCTTCCCGATCGACTTCGTGAAGCTCGACCGGGCGATCGTCGCCGACATCGACAGCGACGGCACCGACGAGGTGATCGGCGAGTCCGCGATCGGGCTCGCCCGCCAGCTGGGCTTCACGACCGTCGCGGTCGGCGTCGAGCGGGAGTCGCAGCGCGACGTCCTGCGGCGCATCGGCTGCGACGCCGCCCAGGGCTTCCTGTTCGCACCGCCGCTGCCACCCGAGGAGCTCGCCGAGCGACTGTGA
- a CDS encoding PhzF family phenazine biosynthesis protein: MPHHVLLDVFTDRPFTGNPLAVFVDPGDLSTAAMQALARELNLSESVFLRPPADAGGPWATRIFTPAGELPFAGHPTVGAAWALAAGGHLAADPTGTTTVVLREGVGDVPVEVAWDGDRPATCTVSVPVLPVGGPPPADPVQIASAVGLEVEALHPALPLGRWSAGVPFVVVPVRDLDALASARPLDGTHGEIYAVTPIGDPEGAVRWRARMFAPGFGIPEDPATGAAAAAFAGYLAEVADGAGSSPQRRWTIEQGVEMGRPSRIEVVVERDATGSLAAVRIAGTAVAVGEGRLDLPPDT, encoded by the coding sequence GTGCCCCACCACGTGCTGCTCGATGTTTTCACCGATCGACCCTTCACCGGCAACCCGCTCGCCGTCTTCGTCGATCCCGGCGACCTCTCCACGGCCGCCATGCAGGCCCTGGCGCGCGAGCTCAACCTCTCCGAGTCCGTCTTCCTCCGGCCGCCGGCCGACGCGGGCGGCCCCTGGGCCACCCGCATCTTCACCCCTGCCGGCGAGCTGCCCTTCGCCGGCCACCCGACCGTCGGCGCGGCCTGGGCGCTCGCCGCCGGTGGCCACCTCGCGGCCGATCCGACGGGCACGACCACCGTCGTGCTCCGCGAGGGCGTCGGCGACGTGCCGGTCGAGGTCGCCTGGGACGGCGACCGTCCCGCCACCTGCACGGTGTCCGTTCCGGTCCTACCCGTCGGTGGGCCCCCACCGGCGGACCCGGTCCAGATCGCGTCCGCCGTCGGCCTGGAGGTCGAGGCGCTCCACCCCGCGCTGCCGCTCGGGCGGTGGAGCGCCGGGGTCCCGTTCGTCGTCGTGCCGGTGCGCGACCTCGACGCGCTGGCGTCGGCACGACCGCTCGACGGCACGCACGGCGAGATCTACGCCGTCACCCCCATCGGGGACCCGGAGGGCGCGGTGCGCTGGCGGGCGCGCATGTTCGCTCCCGGGTTCGGCATCCCGGAGGACCCGGCGACGGGCGCCGCCGCTGCCGCCTTCGCCGGCTACCTGGCGGAGGTCGCCGACGGCGCGGGGTCGAGCCCACAACGCCGGTGGACGATCGAGCAGGGCGTGGAGATGGGGCGGCCCAGCCGGATCGAGGTCGTCGTCGAGCGCGACGCGACCGGCAGCCTGGCGGCCGTGCGGATCGCCGGCACGGCGGTCGCCGTCGGCGAGGGTCGCCTCGACCTGCCACCCGACACCTGA
- a CDS encoding GntR family transcriptional regulator — protein MILEVDHGSPVPPFEQIRSQVAEAIATGALLDGSTLPSIRQLAADLDVAPGTVARAYRELDAAGLVTTEGRRGTVVRAPAAPIRPSSDEGLAAAARRFADEVRALGAQPSDALDAVRAALVPPRRPLGSDPRALARASDPTGRPHEG, from the coding sequence GTGATCCTCGAGGTCGACCACGGCTCCCCGGTGCCGCCGTTCGAGCAGATCCGCAGCCAGGTGGCGGAGGCGATCGCCACCGGTGCGTTGCTCGACGGGAGCACCCTGCCGTCCATCCGCCAGCTCGCCGCCGACCTCGACGTCGCCCCGGGCACGGTCGCCCGCGCCTACCGCGAGCTCGACGCCGCGGGCCTCGTCACCACCGAGGGTCGACGGGGCACCGTCGTCCGGGCGCCCGCGGCGCCGATCCGCCCCTCCTCGGACGAGGGACTCGCCGCGGCGGCGCGTCGCTTCGCCGACGAGGTGCGCGCCCTCGGCGCTCAACCGTCCGACGCGCTCGACGCCGTCAGGGCCGCGCTCGTACCGCCCCGTCGCCCCCTCGGGTCCGATCCGCGTGCTCTGGCACGCGCATCGGACCCAACGGGGCGACCGCACGAGGGCTAG